The following coding sequences are from one Carassius gibelio isolate Cgi1373 ecotype wild population from Czech Republic chromosome B7, carGib1.2-hapl.c, whole genome shotgun sequence window:
- the LOC127962112 gene encoding thialysine N-epsilon-acetyltransferase, whose amino-acid sequence MDFTIRAATLEDCKDISRMILELAEYEKVLDQVKITQRDLEQDGFSKNPFFHGIIAEVPEHHKSGEGHTKVGYSLYFYSYSSWKGRAVYMEDLYVMPEFRGKGIGKALMSKVSQLGLAAGCTQMNFTVLDWNKSSLDFYLKQGCWDVTSDLGYHCMRCEGDALEQLAQGDL is encoded by the exons ATGGATTTCACGATCCGGGCCGCCACGCTCGAGGACTGTAAGGACATCTCGCGGATGATACTG GAGCTGGCTGAGTATGAGAAAGTTTTGGACCAGGTGAAGATAACACAAAGAG ATCTGGAGCAGGATGGATTCTCCAAAAACCCTTTTTTCCATGGAATTATTGCTGAAGTGCCAGAGCACCATAAGTCTGGAGAGG GTCACACCAAGGTTGGTTACTCTCTGTACTTCTACTCATACAGTTCATGGAAAGGTCGGGCAGTGTACATGGAGGATCTGTATGTGATGCCAGAGTTCAGAG GTAAAGGCATTGGCAAGGCTCTGATGTCCAAAGTTTCCCAG CTTGGTCTGGCTGCTGGTTGCACTCAGATGAATTTCACTGTACTGGACTGGAACAAATCATCTCTTGACTTCTACCTAAAGCAGGGCTGCTGggatgtgacctctgacctcggcTATCACTGCATGCGCTGTGAGGGCGATGCCCTTGAACAGTTAGCCCAGGGGGACCTTTAA
- the LOC127962109 gene encoding uncharacterized protein LOC127962109, which produces MIYLCRTISEDCMKDLKDILSCATLGGLLDKQENYPCGSKKLSPLRSSPTMALASFHLMQTLKNSPAAFRRRFRRDRTESLSHGDPLFKVHYLGTKKIFSLDLEQAEDAIDRLLDGVPGKLSKDHALVVRPRYIEVKELSTGRQLTKTYLHDIAYCASHTARPNVFLYICRQPGQQLQCRVFWCSRAERAKDMTACLAMSFQRALNDLQGGCATLPPGEGITKEPEISGTPPAPKGSTLPVSLGKVRWKKRGSVSRSPLRAISRSGSDSDNWN; this is translated from the exons ATGATTTACCTGTGCCGGACCATAAGTGAAGATTGCATGAAAG atctcAAGGATATACTTAGTTGTGCCACACTGGGAGGCTTACTGGATAAGCAGGAGAACTATCCCTGTGGCTCCAAAAAACTGTCTCCGCTTCGATCTTCTCCCACGATGGCCCTGGCCTCCTTCCATCTGATGCAAACACTAAAGAACTCTCCGGCGGCTTTCCGTCGACGATTCCGTCGCGACCGAACGGAGAGCCTGTCTCACGGCGATCCCCTCTTCAAGGTACACTACCTCGGCACCAAGAAAATCTTCTCCCTGGACTTGGAGCAGGCGGAGGATGCCATCGATCGACTCCTGGATGGAGTCCCTGGGAAGCTTTCTAAAGATCACGCCCTAGTAGTGCGCCCCCGATACATCGAGGTGAAAGAACTGAGCACCGGAAGGCAGCTCACCAAGACCTACTTGCATGATATCGCGTACTGCGCCTCGCACACGGCCAGACCCAATGTGTTTCTGTACATCTGCAGGCAGCCCGGTCAGCAGCTGCAATGCAGAGTGTTCTGGTGCAGTCGGGCAGAAAGGGCGAAGGACATGACCGCCTGCTTGGCGATGTCGTTTCAGAGAGCACTAAATGACTTGCAGGGTGGATGCGCCACGTTACCGCCAGGGGAAGGGATCACTAAAGAGCCAGAGATTTCTGGTACGCCCCCTGCACCCAAAGGCTCAACATTGCCAGTTAGTTTGGGAAAAG TCCGTTGGAAGAAGAGGGGGTCAGTGTCACGCAGTCCTCTCCGTGCTATTTCCAGAAGTGGTTCTGACAGTGACAATTGGAATTAA
- the si:dkey-19b23.7 gene encoding uncharacterized protein si:dkey-19b23.7, producing MHLIYSKIMRVNMSSGMQEHEQSARLKHFLSELAILGSLQGFRYFQPWLRGREELLLTVVNDDLRWCSPGFPVSVASTFTSSTCSSSYSLDSDYASSPLAGEGPLLQYKLQTPDGTQTQTPSRNVDSHLLPASPSEREIAVPEMNCTLFLLAGYVKYGQPYVWIRSNHERLVNVGGTDTLVKDTPMKLKSITDWVSTSQGAHVWDVVNELVGLCTMPPPDNPFSLDMRYLQTLSLPERFLVTGALLNFLEMIVVQGSRKEPFYDLVVEELKPLRRLHFQSLSEVQRFQGSDRTQSPLFSE from the exons ATGCATCTCATTTACAGCAAAATCATGCGTGTAAACATGAGTTCTGGT ATGCAAGAACATGAACAAAGCGCGAGACTAAAGCACTTCCTGTCGGAGCTTGCAATACTGGGTTCTTTACAG GGCTTCCGATATTTCCAGCCCTGGCTAAGAGGGAGAGAGGAACTTCTGCTGACTGTGGTCAATGATGACTTG AGATGGTGTTCCCCGGGGTTCCCTGTGTCTGTGGCCTCCACCTTTACCAGCTCAACCTGCAGTAGTAGTTACAGTCTGGACAGCGACTATGCTAGCTCGCCTTTGGCAGGAGAAGGACCACTTCTACAATACAAACTACAGACACCAGACGGCACACAGACACAAACTCCCAGCAG GAATGTTGATTCTCATCTTCTCCCAGCTTCACCCAGTGAGAGAGAGATCGCTGTTCCT GAAATGAATTGCACCCTGTTCCTGTTAGCCGGCTATGTCAAGTATGGGCAACCTTATGTCTGGATTCGATCCAATCATGAGCGCCTAGTAAACGTCGGAGGAACTGATACTCTAGTCAAAGATACACCAATGAAGCTGAAGTCCATCACAGACTGGGTTTCAACTTCCCAAG GAGCTCATGTATGGGATGTAGTGAATGAGTTGGTGGGACTGTGCACCATGCCGCCTCCCGACAACCCCTTCTCTTTGGACATGCGCTACCTCCAAACCCTGTCCCTCCCAGAGCGCTTCCTGGTCACTGGGGCCCTCCTGAATTTCCTGGAGATGATCGTGGTTCAGGGAAGCCGAAAGGAACCGTTCTATGATCTGG TTGTGGAAGAGTTGAAGCCGCTGAGACGACTTCATTTCCAAAGCCTCTCTGAGGTCCAAAGGTTTCAAGGAAGCGACAGGACTCAAAGTCCTTTATTCAGCGAATGA